The DNA region CTTCAGACCAGCGCGAGAACTGGTCAGTGAATGCCAGAAAGCAGCACCAGACAAAAAAAGGTTTCACCCACTCAAAGCAGGTCAGTTAAGTTTACCCTGTTTGTTTAGGCATTGGTTGTCAGTCTCTCTTTATCTGTCGTATCCTCGTTATTCTTTTTCTCAAAGACGCCACACTGAGGAGAGGCAAACCGTGAGAAGGCGCGTCATCGCCGTTAACGTACATCTGCAGCTGTTCCCTCAGTGATGTCAGACACGGGTTGCTTGTGGTTTAATTAGCAGAGCAAGGGTTCCTCTGCGTTCTTACCTTCCAGAGAAGGAACGCCAGCAGGGCCAACAATAGCAGGACCAGGAGGATGGTCAGAACGATGATCCACCACGGCACCCCCCCGTACTGGGCTTCACGCCTCTCTGGGAACACCGTCAGCCTCACCTACGGGAATACACGCAGCCGCGGGGCTTCAGAACCAAGAACTTGACATGGGATTGGTGGCAGATGCTGAGCGCTCACTTGTGTCTCTGCTTTGTTCAGCACAGTGTTCCTGGACGTGTTCACGTTCAGAGAGGCCTTCACGATCACCACCACATGATGTAATTTGGAATAGTCCTGTTTAGAAAGAGAAAAGCCGACTAATTCGAGCCCTTCTTTAAGGAAACACTCTTTTTCTCCTTTACCTCGATGAAGGTGCTGTTCCATATACGAGAGTGGAAGGTGATGACTGCATTACTGTCCATGCCCCGCAGGGGGCACTTTATCTTCACGCATTTTGCCCCCTGGTCGCAGGACTGTTGTGAACAGCTCAGTTACTCAACAAGGTCAGATCAGACATGACAGTCAAAGCGGCAGCATCGTACATACCAAAGTTTTAGATTTCTCATCGGTGAAGCGGGAAATGATGCCTTTGTCACGTTCCTGGTTGTTTCTTGCTGCTCTTTTACTCCTCTTTGGTTCCTTTAGGAAGAATTGAAGCATTTACGTCAGCCTTTTATGTCAGTGTATTTAAGTGCACCCGTTTCCTCGGAAAAAGTGAATGTGCAGACAGCAAAGGCGTCTCCCCGACCTTGTTACGAGGGTTGACCTCCCCTTTCGGAGAGCAATTTATGTGTTCCACTCCCGAAGAGCTGATCTTCATCAGGTAGAGCAGCCACTTCTCATTCGCCGTCTCCTTTGGCCAGTCGATCTCCAGGGTAGCGCCTTCTGTCAGGCGCTTTCCCAGATTTATTATCTACAGATTGAGATAAGACCAGCTTGATGGAACTGGTATTCATTTGACACCTGAGAGGGTTCACTAACACAAAGGCGAACAAGAGCCTTCCCTGTACTCACTCTGAACTGATGCGTGATGGCACTCCCAATTTCACTCTCCGTCTTAATGGCctcctcacctttgacctttccatAGAAGTAGGCCTGAGATGGAACAGCTTGTCTGGGGAAACCAGCAGAGATTTGTTAGCAGGAATCTGGGCGTTTGTGTTGTCACACATGTGTTTCTTTTCTACTCACCCCgagacagagagctgcagcaaaATGGCCACCGTCGCCTTGGCTTTAACGGGCTCTAATGCCTTCTGATCGCTCGTTCTGAGAGGGAGGAGTTCAGGACACGTATTAAACATTTCATAAGCGTTAAGAGATATTTCATGTAACGTGGAATAAAAGGCGTACGTCTCGAGCTTGAGTTCAACCTCCACTTCTGAGGTGTCGAGAGAAATCCCAGCTGTGCCCATTATGATATAGAAAATCGCCTAGATAGACAGAAGAAGACGGGTGTTCAGACAGAGCTGGTGGGTGTGAACGGATGAGTGCTGCGTGGTCTCACCTCTGAGTTTCGTTTAAAGGGATTTCCAAGCTCACAGTTGACAAAGGAACCGTTCTTATTAGCTGTACAAGTTACCGGGTGCTTCTGGAATCACAAACAAACTCCAGTCAGGACAATCTGGGACACGAGCAGGAGAAAACGTCAAGGGGGACGCAGGGCTCACATCCGGAGAGACGGTGAAAGTGGAGTAGGTGAGAGACTGCTGGAAGAAGGCCACCACGGAGGCTTCGTACGCGTCGTCGCCATTCAAGTTGGTGGCCCTGACCTCCAAGGCGAGGTCCTTCTGGTCGCTCAGCTTGATCACGGGCATGTTATTCTCTCTTTAACAGCAACAGTGGAATGTAACAATAAACCACGATTTTCACAAGAACTGCCAGAAAAGAAATAATAGGAATAACAAGGGTTTTTTTACAGTTCGAGTGGAACGAAAGTTTTGTCGTCAGCTGTCCTGTAACCATAGCGATAGGTCAGCTTTAAATTGCTCTGACATATGTTGTCGTTGCCACAGCCCTCTTTTCGGAAAGGCACCTAAGAGGAAaaatacacaggcacacaattaaatattttaactgTTTTATATTCATTCAAACCATGATTATGatgtttatttctatttattaatTTTAGCTAATCATATTTATTGCTATCATTTAATTCCTTGTTcctctttttaaatgtaaacattgtGGTCATCTGCAAACATCCGCATCTGAATATTGGGGTTTTGGTCATCTGCACGTGCGCTCACCATGGATCGAACCGTGTTTTTCTCGTTGGCGTCCAGCACCGGCGGCAGCTGAGGAAACGAGCTCTGTCTGCGTTTGCGCTTGGCTTCCTGGATTTCCACGGACACGTCGATGGGGATCCCGCTCAGCTTGTCCTTGATGTTTTCCTGCATCACACAGCATTGTGTTGCACCTGTAGCGACCCATGACCGGGGAAATACCTCTTCAGAGTTGCTACCTGTATGGAGAGCTGACGATTGATGCATTCTTCTTTTCCTTGGCTGGCCAATACGATGGTCCCCTTGGAGCCGTAGCTGTTTGTAGAACCCCCAGTAAAGACCGCTCTGGACTTCAGGcccttcttcctgttttcagcaTCGGCCTCTAGGGAGTACGCAACCGCTACACAGAGCAGGGAGAATCACACGGCATTACACTCCCCATAATGGATACAATTGGAACGAAGAGGCACGGCATCTTACTTAGACGTGGAGAGTAGCTCTTGGGGTTGGCAGAGTAGCTGAAGCATGCCTTCACGTTGAGACTGCGAAAGGTCAAAAGTCAGACGCAACACCGGCGGAAGAAAATAAAGGCAAAGGTGATGAGCGATTGTACCAGAATGTGTTGCCGCAGTTCTTTTTGGTGAGGTCGATTTCCCTCGTCGAGAGCTGGATATCCTTCTTGATATTAATGACAGGACGGGCCCTGGGAGGAAAGAGGCCTGGTGAGCGGCCTTTTCTGATCGGAGATGAGCATTGGGAAAAACACACCTGTTCTCTCACCTGTACACAAACACGGCGTCGGAGAGGGATCCGACGGCAAGGTCAGGGTAGGAGTTCTCGTCCAAGTCCATGTTGCTTGCCAAAGAGTAGCCAAACATTTTGACACCAGGCATTGCGGGCAGAACCTGGAGTGAGACGGAGAGCCCTTCTGAACTGACCAGATTTCGATCCAATAAAGCCGAATATTCTACGGTTTTTCCACCATACCTGTCCAGCTTTCTTAGACTTGAGTCCAGTCTTGGATCCATGATAGATGAAAACTTTTCCTGAACCCTGATTGTCATTTGGGGCTCCCACAGCAAAATCTGACAGCCAAAAATAGAAGCATTTTAAAAACCTCCATAAAGATCAACCAAGAGTAGCACAAGCTTTCCAGCTTTACCATGGAAACCATCCTGATTGATGTCGCCCAGGTTTGCCACGGCCAGGCCAAACATGGAGTCCTGTGGTCCGTCTATTCTAACGGGAGTCACTTTGTCCCACTTTCCCTCGTTGTTGACGTAAACGTAAACAGCTCCCCCGATCTGTCCCTCTTTCTCAAAGTACTGAGGCGCTCCCACCACTAGATCCTCCCACCTGACAAACAAAAGCATGGCCGTATTAAGGACAGTACGACAGAGGGGGGCAACTCCATGCACCATGCGTCTCTCACCTGTCGCCGTTCAGGTCCAGCACTGCCAGAGCATAGCCAAAAGAGGAGGCCAGGCCTTCCCCTTCAAGGATGTAGTCTTTTTCCAGAATGGAGCTCGTGTCCCCGCCTTTTCTCAATAACACCACCTCACCACTGTGGTGCGCCCTGGGGGCTCCCGCCACCACCGTCAACTGGTTCTGCTTGACTAGACGCTTCCCTGTGTCCAGTGAGAAGCCtggaaattaaaggaaaagtCAGCACAGGGTGGCCTGCAATGGGAGCAAACTGGCTTTTTATGGCTTACCCAGGTAGCTGTTGGGAGGAGTAGGGACCAAAGTGGGGTcctttttcctctcatctcccaCTTCAAAAGGACCATCATCAAAGATGCCCATCTCTAACAAAGTGTCATTGTTCTGTTCCAAACGTACCAAACCTGAGGGAGAGCAAGTGGTGGTTCAAGCTGATGTAATTCTATCATGCACTGTGCGTCTACGCCCCATCTAACCCTTCCAATCGTAGGCTCCAGGAGCTCCAAAGATGAAGTAGTGGTAATCCTTGTCGAAGATGGCGGCGAGGCCCTGCTGGCAGGATCCGAACATCTCGTGGCCGCGGGGCCGACTCTCGCAGAAGTGCCATTCGCCTCCGTCTTCACTGGAGTCCGGATTGATGGTCAGGTCCTGACTGAACACGTAGCAGCGGCCGGTAATATCCCGTGATTCGATGCCGGTGTTCACGTTGCTCCGGCGCTGGTAGCGATGGGCGCAGGTCTGGTGCAGAAAGCAACGGGACAACATGGTATTACAATTACAGCCTTATGATATCACTGAGAAGATGGTATTTgtctttaaaatataaaacattaaTGAGATATGAAGCTAATGAGCTTGAAAGAGAGCCAGATTTCTGACGTCTGTCTTACCATAACCTTGCCTCCTGG from Takifugu flavidus isolate HTHZ2018 chromosome 15, ASM371156v2, whole genome shotgun sequence includes:
- the LOC130538421 gene encoding integrin alpha-6-like isoform X2, producing MVPGLPLLAVLVSTCCAFNLDTENVVRKTSGDPDSLFGFSMAMHRQLQPEDKTILLVGAPRAKALRGQKSAVTGGLYRCDMNRNDCSRIDFDNSEDQTIESKERQWMGVSVSSQGPGGKVMTCAHRYQRRSNVNTGIESRDITGRCYVFSQDLTINPDSSEDGGEWHFCESRPRGHEMFGSCQQGLAAIFDKDYHYFIFGAPGAYDWKGLVRLEQNNDTLLEMGIFDDGPFEVGDERKKDPTLVPTPPNSYLGFSLDTGKRLVKQNQLTVVAGAPRAHHSGEVVLLRKGGDTSSILEKDYILEGEGLASSFGYALAVLDLNGDRWEDLVVGAPQYFEKEGQIGGAVYVYVNNEGKWDKVTPVRIDGPQDSMFGLAVANLGDINQDGFHDFAVGAPNDNQGSGKVFIYHGSKTGLKSKKAGQVLPAMPGVKMFGYSLASNMDLDENSYPDLAVGSLSDAVFVYRARPVINIKKDIQLSTREIDLTKKNCGNTFCLNVKACFSYSANPKSYSPRLTVAYSLEADAENRKKGLKSRAVFTGGSTNSYGSKGTIVLASQGKEECINRQLSIQENIKDKLSGIPIDVSVEIQEAKRKRRQSSFPQLPPVLDANEKNTVRSMVPFRKEGCGNDNICQSNLKLTYRYGYRTADDKTFVPLELENNMPVIKLSDQKDLALEVRATNLNGDDAYEASVVAFFQQSLTYSTFTVSPDKHPVTCTANKNGSFVNCELGNPFKRNSEAIFYIIMGTAGISLDTSEVEVELKLETTSDQKALEPVKAKATVAILLQLSVSGQAVPSQAYFYGKVKGEEAIKTESEIGSAITHQFRIINLGKRLTEGATLEIDWPKETANEKWLLYLMKISSSGVEHINCSPKGEVNPRNKEPKRSKRAARNNQERDKGIISRFTDEKSKTLSCDQGAKCVKIKCPLRGMDSNAVITFHSRIWNSTFIEDYSKLHHVVVIVKASLNVNTSRNTVLNKAETQVRLTVFPERREAQYGGVPWWIIVLTILLVLLLLALLAFLLWKCGVFEKKNNEDTTDKERLTTNA
- the LOC130538421 gene encoding integrin alpha-6-like isoform X1 — encoded protein: MVPGLPLLAVLVSTCCAFNLDTENVVRKTSGDPDSLFGFSMAMHRQLQPEDKTILLVGAPRAKALRGQKSAVTGGLYRCDMNRNDCSRIDFDNSEDQTIESKERQWMGVSVSSQGPGGKVMTCAHRYQRRSNVNTGIESRDITGRCYVFSQDLTINPDSSEDGGEWHFCESRPRGHEMFGSCQQGLAAIFDKDYHYFIFGAPGAYDWKGLVRLEQNNDTLLEMGIFDDGPFEVGDERKKDPTLVPTPPNSYLGFSLDTGKRLVKQNQLTVVAGAPRAHHSGEVVLLRKGGDTSSILEKDYILEGEGLASSFGYALAVLDLNGDRWEDLVVGAPQYFEKEGQIGGAVYVYVNNEGKWDKVTPVRIDGPQDSMFGLAVANLGDINQDGFHDFAVGAPNDNQGSGKVFIYHGSKTGLKSKKAGQVLPAMPGVKMFGYSLASNMDLDENSYPDLAVGSLSDAVFVYRARPVINIKKDIQLSTREIDLTKKNCGNTFCLNVKACFSYSANPKSYSPRLTVAYSLEADAENRKKGLKSRAVFTGGSTNSYGSKGTIVLASQGKEECINRQLSIQENIKDKLSGIPIDVSVEIQEAKRKRRQSSFPQLPPVLDANEKNTVRSMVPFRKEGCGNDNICQSNLKLTYRYGYRTADDKTFVPLELENNMPVIKLSDQKDLALEVRATNLNGDDAYEASVVAFFQQSLTYSTFTVSPDKHPVTCTANKNGSFVNCELGNPFKRNSEAIFYIIMGTAGISLDTSEVEVELKLETTSDQKALEPVKAKATVAILLQLSVSGQAVPSQAYFYGKVKGEEAIKTESEIGSAITHQFRIINLGKRLTEGATLEIDWPKETANEKWLLYLMKISSSGVEHINCSPKGEVNPRNKEPKRSKRAARNNQERDKGIISRFTDEKSKTLSCDQGAKCVKIKCPLRGMDSNAVITFHSRIWNSTFIEDYSKLHHVVVIVKASLNVNTSRNTVLNKAETQVRLTVFPERREAQYGGVPWWIIVLTILLVLLLLALLAFLLWKGGFFKRARHEDTVPSYSAVRIRREKRGMLPGNDNWKNQQKKNWMATWHDKDYYS